The following nucleotide sequence is from Solanum dulcamara chromosome 7, daSolDulc1.2, whole genome shotgun sequence.
TTTTATCAAATATGCTCTTGGTGCTTGGCTGTGCCTTCTTCAGTGGTGGGATTATTCATCACCAGAAAGTTCAAGTGTTCAATAAGGTGATCATTTTCTTCTGAGTCACGTATTCATATCCTTGAATAAATCTGTAATGAAGTCAATGGCCTTTTattgatgaattaaataaaaatggaaGTTAAAATAATAAAGTTCACATTTAAGATCAATGGTTCAGTGTGATCTTTTATCATATTGTAGCCATTAAGTGCCTCTCTGCTTTAATGTGCAAACTGTCATTGAGTTTTACATGTTTCAGGCTACTGCCATTGTGAACTCAGGATTATTGTTGATGGCAGTCATGGGGTTGTTATTTCCAGCTGTACTTCATTTCACCCACACAGAAGTGCATTTTGGCAAGTCGCAGTTGGCTCTCTCAAGATTTAGCAGTTGTATAATGCTTGTAGCATATGCAAGCTACCTATTTTTTCAGCTCAAGAGCCAACCAAATCTGTATAGCTCTGTGAGTGAGGTAGATGGTCTAATTTTAGCTGTTTTATTTTCCTTACGTTCCCTGCTGCTATTTCACTACATTATGTTTTTCGCTGGAGTAGTCAAATGTCTAATATGAGGTCTGAAGAGTGCACATATTTCAAATAGTTCTCGTGATGaacttatgccaaaatatgtGATTGTTATTTTATGTTGCTGCAAATGATTTGGTAGATCTTATAGTTTCTCTGATATGTAAACAGGATGAAGAACATAATTCAGCAGATTCTGAAGAAGAAGAGGCGCCTGAGATAACCCAGTGGGAAGCTATTGGGTGGCTTGCTGTTTTGACAATATGGATATCAGTGCTGTCTGGATATCTAGTACATGCCATCGAGGTGATCTATTTGCCTTTctccttttcctttctttttcctttactttttcttttaagGTAAGCCGTTTATATGTACCAGTTTTATAAAGTTATATCTACCTGCTACTTAACTTAAGATGCTTTATCATGAAATCCTTTTAAGGTGATCAGAGAAAAACTTTCATGATAATCAATAACCTCGTGCAGTAGACCTCCAGAAATTGACTGCCTACATTTTCCTTGTCCAATCCTCATGATGCCTTTTGGTTCCACTGGAAAGCGCACACTACAAAAAGGTTGGCTACTGATCAGACATGGGAATTGTGAATGGAAGTTAGGGATTCGAATTGTATGTCCTTCGTTCCAAGGGTCTGTAAAAATGATTAATTTGCCTTTAGAAAATTAGACAGAAAATCAATCTATGTAGCACAGATCCACAAGGGGGTAATGTTGAGCATGCACATGAAGACATCAAGGCATGAAAAAGTCAAGGGAGCATGACAATAGTTGGATACAGTATCATAAATATTGAACAAGTATTAGTAACTATTAAGCACCCAAGGGCGTGGCTTCAAAACTTTTTTTCTGGTGGATAGAGTTACTTTGGTGCCTGGTGCCTGTGCCTGTGTTGGTGGGAGGCAGCATGTACTTGGTGGGATAATTGAGGTGCGCACAAGCTGGGCTTAACATCaggtttatttttaaaaaatgctaACCTGCTAAGATACaagatacaaaataaaatatttattggaACATAAGAAAATACTGTAATGTAGTAAACAATTTAAACCATTGACAGAGCAGTAAATGAGATAACCAGCAGATCAGTAGAGAATTAACCAGGTGTATCCCTACGTATCACCAGGTAAAGAATGACAAGATAGAGGCACAAAAATTGAACCGGGTTTGTCCCCTTCAAACCAGGTGAAGAAGAAGCCTGGAGATCCGAATTATAAAAACAGCATTTAGTCAAGATATAGAGCCAGAAAAGTTTTGAATGCAATGTCATAGTTACGAGAGAAGCTTTATTTAACTCTGGCTTAATTGATTTACAGTCTCCCATAAGCACCTCATAAAATTAAGCTACGTGCATAATGCAAAAGGACTCAATATTAGCTTTTAATCCTTTAGTGATAATTTTTGATTCTTCATGGTAATTTATCCATGTCATTAATATCCTTTCAGGGTGCATCTGATTCGTTGAACATGCCGATTTCCTTTATTAGTGTCATCTTGCTCCCTATCGTAGGAAATGCGGCAGAACACGCCAGCGCAATCATGTTTGCAATGAAAGATAAGCTTGTGAGTTCTTATGAAACTAAATCTACTTTCTCTTTTGCTCACAGTTACTAATGTATCCTTGTTGGCAGGACATCACACTTGGAGTTGCAATTGGGTCTTCTACTCAGATATCAATGTTTGTGGTAAGACAGTTAATGCATTCCAACTATCCTAGATAGCCTTTTAAATTATgagataattttaaaaaaatatatttatagatCCTTATATGGATTTTCCTGATACTTCTCCTGAGACCACATAGTATTTCTTTGTCACTGTTAAATTTGGGGCAGTCAGGTTATATTTATTTGAGATAGATAATAGAGCTTATCTTGTGCTGTTGCAAATGCAGATACCGTTTTGTGTTGTCGTTGGTTGGTTTATGGGAAAGCCCATGGACTTGAATTTCCAATTATTCGAGACTGCTACACTCTTCATCACAGTGCTAGTCGTGGCATTCATGCTGCAGGTTCGTCATTCTACTTAGTTCTTTCTTAAAATCCCTCACTTCATCTCCCTCCCCCACCTCACCCCTCCACCCCCAAAGAAAAAAGAGACAGAGAAAAGAAAATTGTTCATCTTTCCCTGTTAACTTGGTTCCTGGGCCGTCAAATGTAGTCTTGTCGCTAATTATGTTGGTTTTACACAATGTAGGAAGGTACATCAAACTATTTTAAAGGGTTGATGCTGATCCTATGCTATCTGATTGTTGCTGCAAGTTTCTTTGTACACGTTAATCCATCCAAAGGTAGGTCCCtagtttaattcttttttccttGTTCCCTTTGAAGCCTGAAcatcctttaaaatccatttccTTTATAATTTTCTAATATGCAGTTGAGCACTTTGCTGTTTCATTATCATAACCTTATTTGTGCAAAACTTGTTGGCTTTATCTACTCTACCACCAAGTCTTAAGCATTTGATTAATAAGGAGTCTTTTTCactttctcttgaatttagttttaaatttgCAAGATTTAAGTCtgataatttttcttttgcttGGACAGAAGAAGTACTAATTCGTGCAAACTAAACATTAGCATAGATTGTGTTCATGAAttataaaggaaaaaaagggtTACAAAGATCATCACTGTTTGGTCACCCTTAGTGAGTCCTGAAATGAGTTTTGTTTAATGCTAGATTCCCTTTTCTCATGCCCTCTTCCTTTAGCTGCATATTAGGCTTTAAGTGGGACTTGCAAATATGAAATGCTTGTTCTGACATTGGTGAGTTGAGGCTTTGATGAGTTAAGATCCTGCTTGTCTTGACCACTGTCATTATATAACCAAATCCCATGATAACAAAAATTGGTAATTAACCTTTGTTGCAATGGACTTGGTGTAGATGGAGACTAAGAAGCCATGGTTTTATCCATGCCTCGGCCAAATGAGCACCTCGACTCCTGGCAATGAAATGTAACATCAATGAGTCTGGCCAGCTGCACTACCCAAATGATGATTGGGTTGGAGGAATGAAGGGACTTGCTTGTTACAATGATATGTTCAAAGTAGTTCGGTATTGACTTCTTGAATGTTTATCCATGTTGTATCATTTTTCTCTAGCAGACAAACAATTCCAATTATTCCCAGCAATGCAAGAAAGCTGGTTTTAGTCTTCcactttgagaaaaaaaaaatagaagggGTGAAGGTATAAAGctcatatatttattcttttctttctttcttcaaaTTGTTGTTCCAAATGATAGTGTTACAAGATGTaataattgtaaaaaaaaaaatccatagAAATCCAAGATATCTCTGCATGATATCAATGTGTTGCAAGGAGCTATTTTTCACTTCACTGTTGCACACGAGGATGTTTGTCATCTGTGGTCTTCATTACTTGTCTTGTGATCTATTGGAGTTGAGTGAAAATGATGTAGTACTATACCTACATACCTATTGAATGCAACATGCTCCCCCAAACCATTTGACATaatagaaaaggaaaagaaaagtaaaaagaagagaaatctGTTCTGCAATTAATATTTGAATGCATGGATAAAATGTGGTCCAGGATATTAATAAGATGCAGGGGGCCTTTTCATTGGATAAGAGTAATTTTCAGCATTTCTGGTAGATCAAAATTAGATGGAAAAGGAAGCTGGTCTGACCTTTGACTGGATTTTGAATAAGTTGTTAGCATCTGCATCTATCTGGTAAAGAACATTTGGTTTGAAAATGGGAGTGTCTTCTTTAGGCTTTCCTTTGTCTTCAGGTCTCTGCCAATTGGTAAACTTTGGTGGTTGGGCCAAGTAATATTTTATCTGGGGTTGGCGAGAGCGACTGACAATACTCCACAcaccaattatatatatatatatagagagagatatAGATGACTGAATAATTTGAATTCGTGTTGTAAAGAGTCTATTTATCTTCGGAGCACAActtttaaagacttttgtttcATGTGGTCTAAGTTTTACCATCTGACACACCCTTTGGTGGTGGTTCATTACATTGTCGGTGTATATTACTTAAATTTATCGTGTTAGTATACGTGGCCGTGTCTTATATCTATTGGGTGTTCTGTATGAGATGTATAATGTTTGCTAAAGTGTTTGCCTAGTGTGCGATTCCTATCTGATGGTGTTCCCCCCACTATACTCATAAGCCATAATAATCCCTTTGACAAAATCACAGGGGATTATTGTTATGATTACAATTATTGACTTTTGAACAATTATTTGGTGATCTGTGATCCCCTTTCCCCACAACATCATGCGCAAAAATAGTACGCACTTCAGTGCACGGTAATGGATTATGATTACTCAAAGGGTGAAAATGACTCTCCCACTTGAAATAAATTGGATTTGGTTTTCAAGATTCTGTATCAGTATATGATACAACAGTTGAGGTCCCTTAGCAGCATCAATTGGCCAAGAATAGTATGTTCCGAAAAGAATTACTGTACACCTTTTTGTAGGAATTTTTCTACATGATGGCTTGAGACGCTGTCAAACTCCGCGGGTTCAGGACTCAGGACTCTGCCTTCCCTTCAATTTCCAATAAGCAGACATTGGAAAGTGTCTATATCAACCAGATAATCAATCCTTATTAACTATAAACAATTATGTTTAGTTGGCTATATTTTTAccctctttcttaccaaaactaaagtaaaacaaataaaataatttggtgGATCGTGGTCAACGGACCAAGTGATCTATTTGCTTTTAAAATCAGCACGATGccaagtaatatatatatatatatatacacagaGACAACAGTTGAAGAACATAACATGTGACTATAGTACATCTGTACACAGAGAGAAGTCAGTTATATAAAAAATCCAAAATGGAACACCAAAGACgtgaaaaaacaaaacaaaaatagaCATGACTATGTGACTCTTCTTCCATCTCTAAAGGTCTGGCTTTATTATCTGAGACATTTTCCACCTCCCATAGGATAGCAACAAACCCATAATTGCTGATAGGTGCAAAGCTACTTTTGAGAACCACTATAAGCCATAATATAAAAGAGTGTAATAATCTGTTACTTAGTGCAAGTGGGCCataaaaattagaaagaaaaaaaagaaaaagaaaaagagacaaATTCTATTGGGAGAAAGAGTATTTCAAAGTGAGGAGAATAGTATGGTAAAGTCTCTCTCCTTCCCACGTATATTACAcgctttcaaatatatatacaattatccATAGAATAAACAAAGTCCACCAGCCATCTATCTATCTAGCCGTCCCAAAAGTAAACGCTTTATTTCAAGAACTGAGACCTCACCTTTTTGCTAACATAAAAATTGCACCTTGTCAACATCAACTActctctctctcctcttctCTTCATGGGGTTAGACTAAAGTCTGCACGATCAACAGGACAAAGAATTGCCAAAAAATACCCACATGGTTGATTGGAGTATCTTGGCATCTTCAACTgtctttcttcttcatctttagttgtccaaaaataataatgatcaTGGATAAGAAAGACAGCCGCCACCAATCTGGTCTGACATATCATCAATTTCGAGCAGCCATGCTTCTAACTTCCCTTCATTCTTCTTCGTCGTCTTCTTTACCCCACCATAAATCTTTCTATCCGATAATAGTGATAGTTGTTCTACTTCTTTCTTCTGTTGCTACCATCTGTCATGCCTCTTGCAATCAGCTTGATCGTGAATCTTTGTTATCATTCTCTGTTGGTATCTCTTCACCTTCTCCTTTGAATTGGTCTTCTTCTGCTGATTGCTGCACCTTGTGGGAAGGTATTGGTTGTGATGATAATGGCCGAGTAACCAGTCTCTGGCTTCCCTCAAGAAGCCTTTTTGGAAACATAACCCATGCTATTGCAAATTTGACCAAACTCTCTCAACTTAGCCTGTCAAATAATCGATTTTTTGGTCCCCTCCCAGACGGATTTTTCCAGTCATTTAGTAGCTTGCAGATCATTGACTTGAGTTATAACCGTTTATCAGGACGATTGCCGCTATCAGATAGATTGCCATCACCCATCCAGACAGTTAATCTCTCTAGCAACCACTTCAATGGGACAATCCAATCATCATTTCTCGAGCCAGCAATTAATTTAGAGAGTTTCGATATCAGCAACAATAGCTTCTCTGGTCCAATACCCTCCTTTATCTGCAGCTACTCTGTTGCGGTCAGAGTTGTTGATTTCACTTCCAATGACTTCAGGGGCCAGATACCCCAAGGGTTTGGGAGTTGCTCCAGTTTGGTTACTTTGAGAGCAGGATTCAACCATCTTTCGGGATCCATTCCTGATGATATTTATAGTGTGTCAACACTGCAAGAAATCTCTTTACCCGGCAATAAATTTTCTGGACCCATCCCAGAAAGCATTGTCAAACTTGTCAACCTCAGAATCCTAGCACTGTTTGGCAATGAATTGACAGGTTTGATCCCTCAAGCTATCGGAAGGCTCTCCAGATTGGAGCAGTTGCTCCTCCATATAAACAATCTAAATGGAACTGTGCCGCCATCGCTGATGACTTGCACCCGTCTCACTGTGCTCAATTTAAGGGTCAATTTCTTGAAAGGTGAACTCTCAGCTCTTGATTTCTCCAACCTCAGTCGACTTGGCATAATCGACCTTGGGAATAACTTCTTCACTGGAAGCATTCCACAAAGCCTTTTTTCATGCAGGTCATTAACTGCAATCCGTCTGGCTACTAACTATCTGACAGGAGAAATCTTGCCTGGCATAATGTCTTTACAAGCTCTGTCCTTCCTCTCGGTCTCCAATAACAGCCTAACCAATTTTGCAGGGGCAATACAAGTCCTTAAGGGTTGTAAGAATCTTACCACACTAATCCTCACCAAAAACTTTTATAATGAAACGTTGCCTGATAATGAAAACTTGATTGGGTCTGAAGATTTTCAAGATCTCCAAATTCTGGGTTTAGGTGGTTGTAATTTCACCGGACAGATACCCACATGGCTGGTTAAACTCGGGAAGGTAGAGGTTCTAGACCTTTCTATGAATCAGATCACAGGCAAAATTCCAGGTTGGTTGGGGACTTTACAGAATCTTTTTTACATGGATTTGTCTCAGAATTTTCTATATGGAGGCTTCCCAGTCGAACTTACTCAACTGCGAAGACTTGCATCACAAGAGGCTGCTGATCTGGTAGACAGAAGTGCTTTAGAATTGCCTGTGTTTGTTCAGCCAAACAATGCCTCAAATCAGCAATATAATCTACTGTCAAACCTGCCACCAGCTATTTACCTCGGAAACAACAACCTTGATGGAAATATTCCAACTGAGATTGGCCAGCTGAAGTATATTCATCTTCTTGATCTGAGCAAGAACAACTTTTCAGGAAACATTCCAGAAACAATATCCAACCTCACTAACCTGGAGAAACTAGACCTCTCTGGGAACAACCTCTCAGGTGAAATTCCTTCTTCACTCAAGGGTCTTCattttttgtcttctttcagtGTTGCTCACAACAATCTTGAGGGACCTATTCCAACGGGAGGTCAGTTTGACACATTTCCTATCACTAGTTTCTTAGGTAATCCAGGACTGTGTGGTCAAATCCTGGAGCACACTTGCCCTGATCGATCCGGAACTACACAACCTTCTGCAGTGAGAAAAACTGCAAAAAGGAAAATCTTAATTGGACTCATCCTAGGGATATCCTTCGGCATTGCCTTCACAGTCATCATCTTAGCATTCTGGATATTCTCCAAGAGGAGGATCCTTCCAAGAGGTGACGCCGAGAAAAATGACTTGGAAATTGTGTCCTACAACTCCACTTCTGCACTGTCTGCCGAGATTGGAAAGGATAACAGCATGCTTGTTATGTTTCCAACCAATAAGAATCAGATTAATGATCTCACAATATTTGACATATTGAGAGCCACAAATAACTTCAACCAAGCAAACATAGTTGGTTGTGGAGGCTTTGGTCTGGTCTATAAAGCAACTCTACCAGATGGAACTACACTGGCTGTTAAGAAACTTTCAGGAGATATGGGTTTAATTGAAAGAGAATTTAAAGCAGAGGTGGAAGTTTTATCCACTGCCCAACATGAGAATTTGGTCTCTCTTCAAGGTTACTGTGTGCATGATGGCTGTAGGTTGCTGTTCTATTCGTATATGCAGAATGGAAGTCTGGACTACTGGTTGCACGAGAAGACTGATGGAGCATCCCTACTTGATTGGCCAACTCGACTGAAGATTGCACAGGGGGCAAGTTGTGGGCTGGCTTACATGCATCAGATATGTGAACCTCAT
It contains:
- the LOC129894239 gene encoding vacuolar cation/proton exchanger 3-like, translated to MGSAGEKLELEFDEEIPFSSSQSTIKIDSLHYEAPHIASPRSYRPSRVLRKMYQISLLRSIYIVIFKAKINVLLPFGPLAILLHYVTGKHTWVFFFSLLGITPLAERLGYATEQLSFYTGPTVGGLLNATFGNATEMIISLYALNNGMMRVVKQSLLGSILSNMLLVLGCAFFSGGIIHHQKVQVFNKATAIVNSGLLLMAVMGLLFPAVLHFTHTEVHFGKSQLALSRFSSCIMLVAYASYLFFQLKSQPNLYSSVSEDEEHNSADSEEEEAPEITQWEAIGWLAVLTIWISVLSGYLVHAIEGASDSLNMPISFISVILLPIVGNAAEHASAIMFAMKDKLDITLGVAIGSSTQISMFVIPFCVVVGWFMGKPMDLNFQLFETATLFITVLVVAFMLQEGTSNYFKGLMLILCYLIVAASFFVHVNPSKDGD
- the LOC129895403 gene encoding tyrosine-sulfated glycopeptide receptor 1, encoding MIMDKKDSRHQSGLTYHQFRAAMLLTSLHSSSSSSLPHHKSFYPIIVIVVLLLSSVATICHASCNQLDRESLLSFSVGISSPSPLNWSSSADCCTLWEGIGCDDNGRVTSLWLPSRSLFGNITHAIANLTKLSQLSLSNNRFFGPLPDGFFQSFSSLQIIDLSYNRLSGRLPLSDRLPSPIQTVNLSSNHFNGTIQSSFLEPAINLESFDISNNSFSGPIPSFICSYSVAVRVVDFTSNDFRGQIPQGFGSCSSLVTLRAGFNHLSGSIPDDIYSVSTLQEISLPGNKFSGPIPESIVKLVNLRILALFGNELTGLIPQAIGRLSRLEQLLLHINNLNGTVPPSLMTCTRLTVLNLRVNFLKGELSALDFSNLSRLGIIDLGNNFFTGSIPQSLFSCRSLTAIRLATNYLTGEILPGIMSLQALSFLSVSNNSLTNFAGAIQVLKGCKNLTTLILTKNFYNETLPDNENLIGSEDFQDLQILGLGGCNFTGQIPTWLVKLGKVEVLDLSMNQITGKIPGWLGTLQNLFYMDLSQNFLYGGFPVELTQLRRLASQEAADLVDRSALELPVFVQPNNASNQQYNLLSNLPPAIYLGNNNLDGNIPTEIGQLKYIHLLDLSKNNFSGNIPETISNLTNLEKLDLSGNNLSGEIPSSLKGLHFLSSFSVAHNNLEGPIPTGGQFDTFPITSFLGNPGLCGQILEHTCPDRSGTTQPSAVRKTAKRKILIGLILGISFGIAFTVIILAFWIFSKRRILPRGDAEKNDLEIVSYNSTSALSAEIGKDNSMLVMFPTNKNQINDLTIFDILRATNNFNQANIVGCGGFGLVYKATLPDGTTLAVKKLSGDMGLIEREFKAEVEVLSTAQHENLVSLQGYCVHDGCRLLFYSYMQNGSLDYWLHEKTDGASLLDWPTRLKIAQGASCGLAYMHQICEPHIVHRDIKSSNILLDEKFKAHVADFGLSRLILPYQTHVTTELVGTLGYIPPEYSQSWIATLRGDVYSFGVVMLELLAGRRPVDMTKPKMSRELVVWVHQMRNEGKQEEIFDPILRDKGFKEEMLQVLDVACMCVSQNPFKRPTIAEVVEWLNRVVSNRRAPK